In Limibacter armeniacum, a single window of DNA contains:
- a CDS encoding phytoene desaturase family protein — MRKFDVCVIGSGMAGLTAACLLAKDGVKVGVLEQNWLPGGCVSSYSRKGFVFESGATTLVGLDQHMPLRFLLEETGININPLHLKLPMQVWLPDGTLVNRYEPLEKWIAEAERVFGKQSQRAFWEFCYKVSEFVWETSLKQTAFPPSNASDLLFAMGNASLKQFKFARYALTSMKSLLKSFKLDKHKEFVRFVNEQLMITAQNRMEEVNVLFGATALCYTNYGNYYMNGGLINLINPLVDFIKVNGGEVLLRTGVESIERENGHYTIQAKHKTEKEEFSCGYLISAIPINNTLEVFRSKPRKVFEEKQMGSERLNSAFQLGIGFNTDKTFDAIHHQIHLKTPLAECGTDSIFLSLNHPSDTSRTEATGQCVASVSTHLHDPERNYIKDIEAVESAIVDKLESLGFLTRKDIVYQHSATPKTWKKWTGRAFGFVGGYPQFMKIKPWQMLDARLDGDKAYICGDTTYPGQGIPGATLSGIIAYEKMKRDHF; from the coding sequence ATGAGAAAATTTGATGTTTGTGTAATTGGCAGTGGCATGGCTGGACTAACTGCAGCCTGCCTTCTTGCAAAAGATGGAGTGAAAGTGGGTGTGCTGGAGCAAAACTGGTTGCCTGGTGGGTGTGTCAGCTCGTATTCACGAAAAGGGTTTGTATTTGAGAGTGGAGCTACCACTTTGGTTGGGCTTGACCAACATATGCCATTGCGCTTTTTATTGGAAGAAACCGGTATCAATATTAATCCATTGCACCTGAAACTACCCATGCAGGTTTGGTTGCCAGATGGTACGCTTGTCAACCGCTATGAGCCTTTGGAGAAATGGATTGCGGAAGCGGAACGAGTATTTGGAAAGCAAAGCCAACGGGCTTTTTGGGAGTTCTGCTACAAGGTAAGTGAGTTTGTATGGGAAACATCTCTCAAGCAAACGGCTTTTCCTCCCAGTAATGCATCAGACCTGTTGTTTGCAATGGGGAATGCAAGCCTGAAACAATTTAAGTTTGCCCGATATGCCTTGACTTCAATGAAATCCTTATTGAAGTCCTTTAAGCTTGATAAGCATAAGGAGTTTGTTCGTTTTGTCAATGAACAATTGATGATCACGGCCCAAAACAGGATGGAAGAGGTAAATGTCTTGTTTGGGGCAACGGCACTTTGCTATACCAACTATGGGAACTATTATATGAATGGGGGGCTTATCAACCTTATCAATCCTTTGGTAGATTTTATAAAAGTCAATGGAGGGGAAGTGCTTTTAAGAACTGGTGTAGAAAGTATTGAAAGGGAAAACGGTCACTATACTATTCAGGCAAAGCATAAAACGGAGAAGGAGGAATTCAGTTGTGGGTATCTCATTTCAGCCATTCCGATCAATAATACCTTGGAAGTGTTTAGAAGTAAGCCACGGAAGGTATTTGAAGAAAAGCAGATGGGCTCTGAGAGGTTGAACAGTGCATTCCAATTGGGGATAGGTTTTAATACTGATAAAACGTTTGACGCTATTCATCATCAAATACACTTGAAGACCCCTTTAGCGGAATGTGGAACAGATAGTATTTTCCTGAGCCTGAACCATCCTTCTGACACTTCCCGAACAGAAGCAACAGGACAATGTGTAGCCTCAGTTAGTACACACCTTCATGATCCAGAAAGAAACTATATAAAAGATATTGAGGCTGTAGAGAGTGCGATTGTTGATAAGTTGGAAAGTTTGGGGTTTCTGACTCGTAAGGATATAGTTTACCAGCATTCTGCGACTCCCAAAACATGGAAGAAGTGGACAGGCAGGGCATTTGGGTTTGTAGGAGGATATCCACAGTTTATGAAAATAAAGCCTTGGCAGATGTTGGATGCAAGACTTGATGGAGATAAAGCCTATATTTGTGGTGATACGACGTATCCGGGACAAGGAATTCCGGGAGCGACATTAAGCGGTATCATCGCATATGAAAAAATGAAAAGAGATCATTTTTAA
- a CDS encoding ABC transporter permease, producing MNWLFRMAWRDSRKSLPKLLLFTSSIVLGITALVAVNTFSTNLQKDIDNQAKELLGADMEIHDNQPVPDSILQYFSENASASAKQYNFASMAAFPASNRSRLVDVRALFGRFPFYGELETQPAEAVEQFYQGKGVLIDKTVLLQMNAAVGDTVRLGNVSFEVLGTIEKAPGQNTLTAAAMPVVYFPGAYVEQTGLLQKGSRVNYRYFYKVAGDREDLDKEAEAFEERFEDEGVRTTTVNERKRRVGRTFQDLNRFLNLVGFVALLLGCVGVASAVHVYVKGKVEMVALLRCLGVSGKQSFQIFLIQVAGMGLVGALIGAILGSLLQLYLPVLFREFMVVEVTAELSWLAILQGVITGLVISVLFALLPLLAIRKISPLRTLRANVQENNDPDWFMRSMYLVIALFVFGFTYWQTNNWGIAAGFTGGVTVAFGILSLFAYGLMSGVRKYFPTSWSYLWRQSLANLFRPNNQTLVLIVTVGLGTMLIVTLFAVQGMLLNRVELSTSGKQPNMILFDIQDSQHQKVREMMAINQLPVIQDVPMVTLRLEKVNGMTKADVREDSTIHVRSRTFNREYRVTYRKELEESEKTVAGEWKGAWEKGEPIGISFSDGFARSSGIELGDTLTFNVQGARLETVVTHLREVDWSRMQANFVLIFPTGVLEKAPKFHIMSTKVPDKEVSAQLQSQVVSAFPNISMIDLDLILRTLDDVLDKVAFVIQFMALFSIVTGLLVLIGAVVISKYQRMHESVLLRTIGASRKQVLGINALEYFFLGVLAVLVGIILGYIATWAIGYWVFDMFILPDLLPALVVAIGIVAITVLIGVLNSREIVSKPPLAILRAEI from the coding sequence ATGAACTGGCTTTTTAGGATGGCATGGCGTGACAGTCGTAAAAGTCTGCCCAAGCTACTGCTTTTTACTTCCTCCATCGTACTTGGTATTACTGCTTTGGTCGCAGTCAACACCTTTTCCACTAATCTTCAAAAGGATATAGATAACCAAGCTAAGGAATTGCTCGGTGCAGATATGGAAATCCATGATAACCAACCTGTCCCAGATTCCATCCTTCAGTATTTTAGTGAAAATGCATCAGCTTCTGCCAAGCAATATAATTTTGCTTCAATGGCAGCTTTCCCTGCATCCAATAGATCAAGACTAGTAGATGTGAGAGCACTATTTGGCAGGTTTCCATTTTATGGTGAATTGGAGACACAACCTGCTGAAGCTGTTGAGCAGTTTTATCAGGGCAAGGGAGTATTGATAGATAAGACTGTACTTCTTCAGATGAATGCCGCTGTTGGAGATACTGTCAGGTTGGGAAATGTCTCTTTTGAAGTATTAGGTACGATTGAGAAAGCACCTGGACAGAATACCTTAACAGCTGCAGCTATGCCTGTCGTATACTTTCCGGGAGCGTATGTTGAGCAGACGGGACTTTTGCAAAAAGGTAGTCGTGTCAATTACAGATACTTCTATAAGGTAGCTGGGGATAGAGAAGACCTTGACAAGGAAGCGGAGGCATTTGAGGAAAGGTTTGAAGATGAAGGTGTTCGTACGACCACTGTCAATGAGCGAAAAAGGAGAGTAGGAAGAACCTTTCAAGACCTTAATCGATTTCTTAACCTTGTAGGTTTTGTAGCCTTGTTACTGGGGTGTGTCGGTGTTGCAAGTGCTGTACATGTCTATGTAAAGGGGAAAGTTGAGATGGTGGCATTACTACGCTGTTTGGGAGTAAGTGGTAAACAATCATTTCAGATTTTCCTGATTCAGGTAGCAGGCATGGGGTTAGTGGGAGCCTTGATTGGAGCAATTCTAGGATCTTTACTACAGCTTTACCTTCCTGTACTGTTTAGGGAGTTTATGGTTGTAGAAGTGACGGCAGAGCTTTCATGGTTAGCCATATTGCAGGGTGTCATTACTGGGCTGGTCATTTCGGTGCTATTCGCCTTGCTGCCTTTGCTTGCCATAAGAAAAATATCTCCGCTGAGAACACTTCGAGCCAATGTGCAGGAAAATAACGATCCTGATTGGTTTATGCGTAGTATGTATTTGGTCATCGCACTGTTTGTATTTGGCTTTACATATTGGCAAACCAATAACTGGGGTATTGCAGCAGGGTTTACAGGGGGGGTAACCGTTGCTTTTGGCATACTATCACTTTTTGCTTATGGCTTAATGTCAGGAGTAAGAAAGTATTTTCCCACTTCTTGGAGTTACTTGTGGAGGCAAAGTTTGGCAAATCTGTTTCGTCCCAATAACCAGACGTTAGTCCTGATTGTGACTGTAGGACTGGGTACTATGCTGATTGTAACATTATTTGCTGTACAGGGAATGCTGTTGAATAGGGTAGAGCTTTCAACTTCAGGGAAACAGCCTAACATGATTCTATTCGATATTCAGGATTCTCAACATCAGAAGGTACGTGAGATGATGGCCATAAATCAGTTGCCTGTCATTCAGGATGTGCCGATGGTCACGCTCAGATTAGAAAAGGTGAATGGAATGACAAAGGCAGATGTCAGGGAAGACTCTACCATACATGTACGCTCAAGGACTTTCAACCGTGAGTATCGTGTTACCTACCGCAAAGAGCTGGAAGAATCTGAAAAAACAGTCGCAGGAGAGTGGAAAGGAGCTTGGGAAAAAGGAGAACCAATTGGTATTTCATTCTCGGATGGTTTTGCAAGGTCATCAGGAATTGAGTTGGGAGATACATTAACATTCAATGTACAAGGAGCAAGATTGGAAACTGTTGTGACACACTTAAGGGAAGTGGATTGGAGTAGGATGCAGGCTAATTTCGTGTTGATCTTTCCAACAGGTGTACTGGAAAAAGCACCAAAGTTCCACATTATGTCCACTAAAGTACCTGATAAGGAAGTTTCGGCTCAGCTACAAAGTCAAGTAGTGAGTGCTTTTCCGAATATTTCCATGATTGACTTGGACTTGATTTTAAGGACGCTAGATGATGTACTAGATAAGGTCGCATTTGTTATACAGTTTATGGCATTGTTCAGTATTGTTACAGGACTTTTGGTGCTGATTGGTGCAGTGGTCATTAGCAAGTACCAACGGATGCATGAAAGTGTCCTTTTAAGAACCATTGGGGCGAGCCGTAAACAAGTGTTGGGTATTAATGCTTTAGAGTACTTCTTCTTAGGAGTGTTGGCTGTATTGGTAGGAATTATTCTAGGTTATATAGCTACTTGGGCCATTGGGTATTGGGTATTTGACATGTTTATCTTGCCTGATTTGTTACCTGCTTTAGTAGTTGCAATTGGAATAGTGGCTATTACAGTACTGATTGGGGTACTGAACAGTCGGGAAATAGTAAGTAAACCTCCATTAGCTATCTTGAGAGCCGAAATATAA
- the folE gene encoding GTP cyclohydrolase I FolE, which produces MKQNETLWNTQHLNGNGSNGTDVAAVSSRTSEIEEIGNEHVATSHDTPMRQDAFEMDDDTKVAKIEEHFRSIMDILGLDLTDDSLSGTPYRVAKMYVKEIFSGLNPENRPDIKLFENKYQYNEMLVEKDITFYSNCEHHFVPIIGRAHVAYISNGKVIGLSKINRIVQYYAKRPQVQERLTVQIAEDLKKTLGTEDVAVVIDAKHLCVSMRGVEDVTSSTVTAHYSGKFKEESAKSEFLQYIQ; this is translated from the coding sequence ATGAAACAGAACGAAACTTTGTGGAATACCCAGCATCTTAACGGAAACGGTTCAAACGGAACGGATGTGGCTGCGGTGTCTTCTCGTACTTCTGAGATAGAAGAGATCGGGAATGAGCATGTAGCTACCTCTCATGATACACCGATGCGTCAGGATGCTTTCGAAATGGATGACGACACTAAGGTTGCCAAGATTGAGGAACACTTCCGTTCCATCATGGATATCCTTGGACTTGACCTTACTGATGACAGCCTGAGTGGCACACCATATCGTGTTGCCAAAATGTATGTAAAGGAAATTTTCAGCGGACTAAACCCTGAAAACCGTCCTGATATCAAGCTGTTTGAAAACAAGTACCAATACAATGAAATGCTTGTAGAGAAGGACATTACCTTCTACTCAAACTGTGAGCATCACTTTGTTCCGATTATTGGTAGAGCGCACGTAGCGTATATCTCTAATGGAAAGGTGATTGGTCTTTCAAAAATCAATCGAATTGTACAGTACTATGCCAAACGTCCTCAGGTACAGGAAAGGCTGACAGTTCAAATTGCTGAAGACCTAAAGAAAACACTTGGAACCGAAGATGTGGCTGTAGTAATTGATGCTAAACACCTTTGCGTATCAATGCGTGGTGTAGAAGATGTAACCAGTTCTACAGTGACAGCCCACTACAGTGGCAAGTTTAAGGAAGAAAGCGCTAAGAGTGAATTCCTTCAATATATTCAGTAA
- a CDS encoding DUF5684 domain-containing protein: MFEDDYVPVSPESTGLGIIGYLLIAFGLYQCFRKAGEAGWMAFIPILNFAIMIKLIGHSPWLVLLFLIPLVNIIFAVYVNYEFPRRYGKGVLFCILNVFFSIIMIPILGFSDSRYLGPKTARY; the protein is encoded by the coding sequence ATGTTTGAAGATGATTATGTACCAGTATCGCCTGAATCTACAGGTCTCGGTATTATAGGGTATTTACTGATTGCCTTTGGGCTATACCAGTGTTTTAGAAAAGCCGGAGAAGCAGGATGGATGGCTTTTATTCCTATTTTGAACTTTGCCATTATGATCAAGTTAATCGGTCATTCCCCTTGGCTAGTGCTATTGTTCCTGATCCCTCTTGTGAATATTATCTTTGCTGTTTACGTCAATTATGAATTTCCTAGAAGGTATGGAAAAGGTGTTTTATTCTGTATTCTCAATGTCTTTTTCTCTATCATAATGATTCCCATTCTTGGGTTTAGTGACAGCAGGTATCTTGGACCAAAAACAGCTAGGTACTAG
- a CDS encoding PAS domain-containing protein, protein MIAFDIRKKEFQDCKTSPLLCWDVYQMEQMQHRQKQKDLELLQALSCSHQWDVKWDFEKELFDHNSTILVVNQDEKVIFASQNLYDMSGYYPKELEGKSPKVLQGEATENYAKAVIRNALSNQTPFEVTLTNYKKNGSTYKCHIKGFPILNKEGKLANYIAFEQAV, encoded by the coding sequence ATGATAGCATTTGACATAAGAAAAAAAGAGTTTCAGGACTGTAAAACCTCTCCGCTGCTGTGTTGGGATGTTTACCAAATGGAACAGATGCAACATAGACAAAAGCAAAAGGATTTAGAACTGTTACAAGCACTGTCATGTAGCCATCAATGGGATGTGAAATGGGACTTTGAAAAGGAACTATTTGACCACAACAGCACTATACTGGTGGTAAACCAAGACGAAAAGGTCATTTTTGCCAGTCAGAACCTTTATGACATGTCGGGCTATTACCCCAAAGAATTGGAAGGTAAATCTCCAAAAGTATTGCAAGGCGAAGCAACCGAAAATTACGCCAAAGCCGTCATCAGAAATGCCCTAAGCAACCAAACTCCTTTTGAGGTAACCCTAACCAACTACAAGAAAAACGGTAGCACTTACAAATGTCATATCAAAGGTTTTCCTATTCTGAATAAAGAAGGGAAGCTTGCCAATTATATAGCTTTTGAACAGGCCGTATAA
- a CDS encoding heavy-metal-associated domain-containing protein, which produces MNTIIKTFALILFVAIATISNNAQAQDKKKVTTEFKVLGNCEMCKERIETALDVPGVSFAYWDKETKMLKVTYRTNKVTEEELHALVAKVGHETETNKPTKESYQKLPHCCRYVENNHTH; this is translated from the coding sequence ATGAACACAATTATAAAAACATTCGCCCTTATCCTTTTTGTCGCAATAGCTACAATTTCAAACAATGCACAAGCTCAAGACAAGAAAAAAGTCACCACAGAATTTAAGGTACTTGGCAATTGTGAAATGTGTAAAGAACGAATCGAAACTGCCTTGGATGTTCCGGGAGTGTCATTCGCATATTGGGACAAAGAAACCAAGATGCTTAAAGTAACTTACCGTACCAATAAGGTAACTGAAGAAGAGCTACACGCCTTGGTCGCCAAGGTGGGACATGAAACTGAAACCAACAAGCCTACAAAGGAAAGCTACCAGAAGCTGCCACACTGCTGCCGCTATGTAGAAAACAATCACACACACTAA
- a CDS encoding HYC_CC_PP family protein yields the protein MRKFLHIAVATIYTVLFIGIGVSQHYCQGEMTSYSVFSKTEATCHTEAPQCPNCHITEKPDHKNCEHGANENSCCETETAIIKIQDSHRASDLIQLPPVQFIASLPETPSYKEVILSFSQKIVQFLPQQFNLPPPKTPLHILFCVLRN from the coding sequence ATGAGAAAATTTTTGCACATAGCCGTAGCCACTATCTACACGGTTCTCTTTATTGGAATCGGGGTCAGCCAGCATTATTGCCAAGGCGAGATGACCAGCTATTCTGTTTTCTCAAAAACGGAAGCCACTTGTCATACTGAAGCTCCACAATGCCCAAACTGTCACATCACAGAAAAACCTGATCACAAAAACTGTGAACATGGCGCTAACGAGAACAGTTGCTGCGAGACTGAAACGGCAATCATTAAGATTCAGGACTCACATCGTGCTTCAGACCTGATACAGCTTCCACCAGTACAATTTATTGCCAGCTTACCAGAAACGCCTTCCTACAAGGAAGTAATCCTGTCATTCTCGCAAAAAATTGTACAGTTTTTACCTCAGCAGTTTAACCTGCCTCCGCCTAAAACGCCCCTACATATACTATTCTGTGTTCTTAGAAATTGA
- a CDS encoding TonB-dependent receptor, with product MKYIIKLMIACLMFPAFVFGQTVEGTVSEINEQGNKLPLAGANVYWLNTTTGTTTKPDGKFLLAIPKGKSQLVISYVGFLSDTVSVASNTSVDITLHADDQLSEVEVVGDRGSSYMDFVETVGVQNMTEKELFKAACCNLSESFETNPSVDVSFTDAITGTRQIEMLGLAGRYAQITTESLPTIRGLSSNFGLTYLPGTWLQSIQVSKGVGSVVNGYESITGQINAELKKPFISEKLMVNAYANQGGRLELNVNTMQKISEKWSTATLLHASGRTTKQDHNDDGFLDFPLASQFNGIHRWKYESGKGLEAQVGIKYLQDRKQGGQVDFDPEVHKFGTEYYGLEINTDHAEVFAKTGYVFPEKPYRSIGFQLTGTYHDQDAYFGNTVYQGQQKSVYTNLIYQSIISTTDHKFKTGLTFLYDDYDETFGSTTFEETNFRRTEAVFGAYAEYSMNLQDKFQLIAGLRGDYHNMFGAFVTPRLHARYALTERTAVRATAGRGQRTANIFAENMAVFASAREVNILADNIQEKAYGLNPEVAWNYGLGLQHEFELFYKDGSLNVDFYHTNFQNQIVVDLDHNTQEILFYNLNGTSYSNSLQAELTYSPLRRFDVKLAYRWLDVKTDYSETRLQKPLTAQHRAFSNFSYETREGEKGGKWLFDYTVQWNGQKRLPNTQSNPEEFRMDNYSPNFFLMNAQVTKSLKNQWLEVYLGMENIGNVTQEYPIISAENPFDPHFDSSIVWGPIFGRMTYAGLRFKL from the coding sequence ATGAAATATATCATTAAGCTAATGATAGCTTGTTTGATGTTTCCTGCATTTGTGTTCGGCCAAACAGTGGAAGGAACTGTGTCTGAAATCAATGAGCAGGGAAATAAATTACCACTTGCAGGGGCCAATGTATATTGGCTCAATACGACCACAGGTACGACAACAAAGCCTGATGGTAAATTCCTGCTAGCTATTCCTAAAGGAAAAAGTCAGCTGGTTATCAGTTATGTTGGGTTTCTGAGTGATACGGTCTCTGTAGCTTCTAACACCTCTGTTGATATCACCTTGCATGCTGATGACCAGTTATCAGAAGTGGAAGTAGTAGGTGACAGAGGAAGCAGCTACATGGATTTTGTGGAAACAGTGGGAGTCCAAAACATGACAGAGAAGGAGCTTTTTAAGGCTGCCTGCTGCAACCTATCTGAAAGTTTTGAGACCAACCCATCCGTAGATGTATCCTTTACAGATGCCATTACCGGTACCAGACAGATCGAAATGCTAGGTCTTGCAGGACGTTATGCACAGATCACTACTGAGTCTTTACCCACCATACGGGGGCTTTCTTCGAACTTTGGGCTTACCTACTTGCCAGGTACTTGGTTACAAAGCATTCAAGTTTCTAAAGGAGTTGGTTCGGTAGTCAATGGGTACGAGTCCATCACAGGGCAAATCAACGCTGAGTTAAAGAAACCATTTATCAGTGAAAAGCTGATGGTCAATGCCTACGCCAACCAAGGTGGAAGACTGGAATTGAATGTCAACACCATGCAAAAGATCAGTGAAAAGTGGTCAACTGCTACTCTTCTACATGCCAGTGGCAGGACGACCAAGCAAGACCATAATGATGATGGTTTTCTGGACTTTCCATTAGCCAGTCAGTTCAACGGCATCCATAGATGGAAATATGAAAGTGGCAAGGGACTCGAGGCTCAGGTAGGAATTAAATACCTCCAAGACAGAAAACAAGGAGGACAAGTAGATTTCGATCCTGAAGTACACAAGTTTGGAACTGAATACTATGGATTAGAAATCAACACTGATCATGCTGAAGTTTTTGCAAAAACAGGCTATGTATTTCCAGAAAAGCCTTACAGAAGTATCGGTTTTCAATTGACGGGAACCTACCACGATCAAGACGCCTATTTTGGCAATACAGTTTATCAGGGACAGCAAAAAAGTGTTTATACCAACTTGATCTATCAATCGATCATCAGCACGACAGACCATAAATTCAAAACTGGTCTGACGTTCCTGTATGATGACTATGATGAAACATTTGGCAGTACAACCTTTGAGGAAACGAACTTTAGACGTACTGAAGCAGTATTTGGTGCCTATGCAGAATACTCCATGAACCTTCAGGATAAATTCCAGCTGATTGCAGGGCTAAGGGGAGATTATCACAACATGTTTGGTGCTTTTGTTACACCAAGGCTTCATGCTCGCTATGCGCTGACTGAACGTACAGCAGTAAGGGCTACAGCCGGTAGGGGGCAGCGTACTGCAAATATTTTTGCAGAAAATATGGCTGTATTTGCCAGTGCCAGAGAGGTCAATATTCTAGCTGACAATATACAGGAAAAGGCATATGGCTTGAACCCCGAAGTTGCATGGAACTATGGTTTAGGACTGCAACATGAGTTTGAGCTTTTCTACAAGGATGGTAGCTTAAATGTGGACTTTTACCACACCAATTTCCAAAACCAAATTGTGGTAGACCTTGATCATAATACACAAGAAATCCTGTTTTACAACCTCAATGGCACTTCCTATTCCAATAGTCTCCAAGCAGAGCTAACCTACAGTCCTTTGCGTAGGTTTGACGTGAAGTTGGCGTACCGTTGGCTAGATGTAAAAACTGACTATAGTGAAACACGCTTGCAAAAGCCACTCACAGCCCAGCACCGTGCATTTTCAAACTTTTCCTACGAAACAAGGGAAGGTGAGAAAGGTGGAAAATGGCTATTTGACTATACTGTCCAATGGAATGGACAGAAAAGGTTACCTAACACACAGAGTAACCCTGAAGAGTTTCGAATGGACAACTATTCGCCCAATTTTTTCCTGATGAATGCACAGGTAACCAAGTCATTAAAAAATCAATGGCTCGAAGTATATCTAGGTATGGAGAATATTGGCAATGTAACACAGGAGTATCCGATAATCTCTGCTGAAAATCCATTTGATCCACACTTTGACAGTTCTATTGTATGGGGACCAATCTTTGGTCGTATGACCTATGCAGGACTTAGGTTCAAGTTGTAA
- the frr gene encoding ribosome recycling factor produces MEEEISMYLDDAKDQMNGAVDHLHNELGKIRAGKASPAMLDGLKVDYYGTPTVISQVASVSTPDARSIVIKPWEKNMLAEIEKTIRDSDLGLNPVNDGEVVRLALPPLTEDRRKDLVKQARTEGENAKVSVRNIRKKTNDSLKKLQKDGASEDAVKDAEGEVQKLTDAFVAQVDEILKKKETDIMTV; encoded by the coding sequence ATGGAAGAGGAAATCTCAATGTATCTAGATGACGCCAAAGATCAAATGAATGGTGCTGTTGATCACCTTCATAACGAGCTTGGTAAAATTAGAGCAGGTAAAGCATCTCCAGCTATGCTGGACGGTCTGAAAGTAGATTACTACGGTACTCCAACAGTGATCTCTCAAGTAGCTTCAGTTAGCACACCTGACGCACGCTCAATTGTGATCAAGCCATGGGAGAAAAATATGCTGGCTGAGATCGAAAAGACAATTAGAGATTCTGATCTAGGATTGAACCCAGTAAACGATGGTGAGGTTGTAAGACTTGCTTTGCCTCCACTTACTGAGGATAGAAGAAAAGACCTTGTAAAACAAGCAAGAACGGAAGGTGAAAACGCTAAAGTAAGCGTTAGAAACATCCGTAAGAAAACAAATGACTCGTTGAAGAAGCTTCAAAAAGACGGTGCTTCGGAAGATGCAGTTAAAGATGCAGAAGGCGAAGTTCAAAAGCTGACTGACGCTTTTGTTGCTCAGGTAGACGAGATTTTGAAGAAGAAAGAGACAGATATCATGACTGTCTGA
- a CDS encoding 6-pyruvoyl trahydropterin synthase family protein has product MKVTVSRKAHFNAAHRLHNPDWSEEKNKFIFGKCNNEYFHGHNYNLTVKVTGEVNPETGYVIDMKILNKIIDENVLEKLDHKNLNLEVEEFKTLNPTAENICVVIWNILREQLDPKFDLKVILYETERNFVEYPAS; this is encoded by the coding sequence ATGAAAGTTACAGTTTCAAGAAAGGCGCATTTTAATGCGGCACATAGACTACACAATCCTGATTGGTCCGAAGAGAAGAACAAGTTCATTTTTGGAAAATGCAATAATGAATATTTTCACGGACACAATTACAACCTGACAGTCAAGGTAACGGGGGAAGTAAACCCTGAGACTGGTTACGTGATCGATATGAAGATCTTGAACAAAATCATTGATGAAAATGTTCTCGAAAAGCTTGATCATAAAAACCTGAACCTTGAGGTGGAGGAGTTTAAGACACTCAACCCTACTGCGGAAAACATTTGTGTGGTCATTTGGAATATACTCCGGGAACAACTGGACCCGAAATTCGATTTAAAAGTGATTCTATATGAAACAGAACGAAACTTTGTGGAATACCCAGCATCTTAA
- a CDS encoding YfiT family bacillithiol transferase yields MSTNQTEKLKYPIGKLQFPDEITREMVNLWIKEIEGLPLKLKKAVSELSEAEMQTPYRPEGWTALQVVHHLADSHINGFMRFKLALTEYKPTIKPYYEDRWAELPDSHLTPVEVSLALLEALHQRWTVLLMALTDEDLKKTVIHPEHGKEISVEELIATYAWHGNHHLEHVKLVKRP; encoded by the coding sequence ATGTCAACAAACCAAACCGAAAAACTAAAATATCCTATTGGAAAGCTTCAGTTTCCTGATGAAATTACACGAGAGATGGTCAACTTGTGGATTAAAGAAATCGAGGGATTGCCTTTGAAATTGAAGAAAGCAGTTTCAGAACTGTCAGAGGCAGAAATGCAAACACCTTACAGACCAGAAGGGTGGACTGCCTTGCAGGTTGTTCACCATTTGGCAGATAGTCATATCAATGGCTTTATGCGTTTCAAATTAGCCCTTACCGAATACAAACCAACCATAAAACCTTATTACGAGGATCGTTGGGCAGAGCTGCCTGACAGCCATTTAACCCCAGTTGAAGTTTCTCTTGCCTTATTGGAAGCATTGCATCAGCGTTGGACAGTTTTGTTGATGGCTTTAACTGATGAAGACCTGAAAAAGACAGTGATTCATCCAGAACATGGAAAAGAAATTTCGGTAGAAGAACTGATTGCCACTTATGCTTGGCATGGTAATCACCATTTGGAGCATGTCAAGTTGGTAAAGCGACCTTAA